CAGCGGGTGCTACCAAGAGACTGCTACCAGGCGGTTGCCCCGTTCGCCATAAATGATCCTGTAATTTTCGTTGGGCGCGTGCTCGCGATTGTTCTTTATGTGGGCACCCAAGCAGCAGGAGCATGACCAGGACAAAGACCATTGTTGTTCACGTCGATTATTATCGCGGCAATTGGAAAAACTATTGCCGACTCATATATccgtttatttattattactttttccCTTATCAGCCGAGCCTCGAGTAGCTGTCCATGGAGTAGTCGCAACGCCGCTTGAAGGGTGAAGCTTCACCCTCCGAATACCACAGCGTAAAACGAGCAGTCGCTGCACAGGCACACCGCAAAATTTCAATTAGGCTGGTTTGGCCTTTTATTCACAAACCCTCAAAATGAAACGCCAATCACAAAGAAAACCAAACTCGGTAGCAAAGTAAAGTAAACATGAAAAAGATCATGGTTCTAAttcacaaatttatttaacggTATCCTGCTTTTTCTGTTCAATACCCATGTAtggattttttgatttgaatCTGAACGAAAAAAATGAGTCCGCCTGTCCGTCTGTCTATCCGCCTGTCGATATGAACTTTTGATTTGACTTTGAACATCGAACTACGACCTAAGATAAGCTGCAAACTACAAAATTTGTCTAGAATTGGTAGGTTTCATAAATGTTGCAACCGATAAGCATCTCGCTTCGATCTCAACTTCCTTTTATACCCGATACTTGAGAGTAAAAAGGTATACTAGATATCTGGCATAATAAGGTAGCTTATTGCCAAATTAGAAAGATCAGACAAAGTGTAATTTTCGGTGTCCTTTCCAAAACAGTCAAGGATCACTTTCCCAAGACGCGAATGGTAATCTCGAAAACAGTTTAAGCTCATGCGTCGCGTTGTGATTAATCGGTTACGAGCCTTAATGAATCCTTCGTTGCTGAAGTCCTTATGTTCGTCATCCAATGAGCTCCCAGTCGGAAAGGTCAGTGAATACGGCATTAAAAATTTagattgttattattattttttatctaTAAATGGTTTCATTACATTTTTAcggtttattttataaatttagtAATCACGTAACGGGTTATTTAAAACGGTGTTAGTAATGGTTACaacatttaaaaacatttcttaCTTTTTTAATGCTGCTTTGAGAGAGTTCGAAAACAAAATCCTTCACTAGATGTGACGGGCGGAAGATATACCTTTTTGAATCGTGGATCTAACAAAGATGTTTTGACCAGTGTTTTGGTTCTTTGCAATGAATTAAAACGCTCTTGCGATACTCTAAGTGGACTCGATTTCGTTACAGCTCCTTCAGAAgattcaatttttattttgcgaaTTTTATCAAACAATAGTGATATTAATGGTATAGCCATCTGACAGTAACGTAATATTCATTGCTTTAGCAAATGACAAAAGTCTTGGTAAATAGAAACTTCATTGGATGTTAGTAAGCCTTTTACAGAAGACACAGacaaaaattgacaaaatacaatataatcACAAAAATTTAACGAAGTTGTAAAATGATTAGCTGTTTTATTCTAACAACCACTTATTGGTGAATATCACAAAAACGAGTCTaacgatttctttttttcaacCTTAATAGTAAAAGTTttaatggaaataaaaacataaccctttttcatcaataaatttattaagagCTCTACCAATTCTCCAACTCTTGATATATAACACGTAAGGATGCTTTTCGGAATATTAACCaatcaatatacatataaataatcataataatagtATCTAAGAGCTACTTCTTGGTCTCAGTTTTGAGGTATGTATACTTTAGGTAACAGTGGGAAGtgtataataattaaatatcttCTTATGAAGCATGAACACAAGAAAGTAACTGAAGTCATAAAATACCTGATATAAACCTGTAAATGTAGAAAATTTGCGGGtgaacaataaatatataagaagtttgttgtaataaaataattttataataataaaatataaaggaTATTGGAATGCTACTTTTAAAGCACACTTTTAACTGtatgaaatggaaaaagacgttattaatttataacgatagaaaaatatttttatccgAAAAATATCGATAAATGTCTTATTGCACTCCCATCGGTCTACAGCAATTGCTTGTAGTTGGGTTGGTTAGTCGGCTTGATAAGTTTAATCAGAATAAgcttttattttgcatttgccaaaTACAATGTACATCACAACGGGCAAAACGTTTGCGGTGCTGAAAGGACCTTTACGTGATTGTTTTTTTCTTAGTAAGAGATGGCCAGGTAACGTACGCTTTTTTGTCGCCGTCTAAAATAGGCAGGTACATAGATAATGTATGCATCTGTAGCTATACGAAATAGTATAAagtacatttatacatatgcacacattttttattaaatgcgCAATAGTTACACATacgtatacatatgtatgtatgttcatACGAATTAGTActaatatttgtatattttaatcTACTTCCATACACACAAAGCTGTTCAACAACTGCACTTAAGTGTCGCAATGGGAAATTATGTGAATGAAGCCTCAATTCCCCTTCCAATCAATGTGGACTCTGCGGAAACAACTCGATTCTCCCCCCAGCGCTCGCGTGACATTTCGTCTACAGTGATTAATGCACAAGCACCAATCTCAAGCATTGATATCACAACTGACAACAGTTTTCATGCAGTCCTAAGCGATCCAAATATTTGTCAAGATCCACATGTACAGTCCTATGATTGTTTCGGGTTGATCAGTCTTAATTCCGCGATGCAAAGCAATGTACCAACACCGTTTGGGGGGCTTAACAAGTTTTCTCATCTGAACATGCCTGGCGGACAATGGTCCCAGGAATTCAAGTTTACAGCGCAAAACATGCAGTGCTCTCACTACAGCGGTCTTCGCGAAAGTTTGCGAGCGGATTGGGCGACTTACGATCAGAATGCTACTCTTAAAACGAATGACCAAGGTGAGAAAGCTTCGTTCAAAAAGTAACCAGTAAAAATATGTAACTGTATAAGCATTTTTTCGtatatgaatattttcatgtatacaatatatttacatatatatatgtatataacatTGTAATTAGAAATGCATCTACATGTCTGCATATATCAGGAACTCATTCTAAGGATTGGCTTTCAGTTCCCAGGAACCCTATTATATAGAAATTAGAATTGACCaaagaatttattaaattgcaaGAAAACCGAAACAAAGTGTGAAATAGACAATTGTGTTTGGAGTGGGCATGCCCAACGTATTTTTCGAATACCATCTTTTTAGCTTTTTGAGGTATAAATATTTGGActttcatacggacggacatgAACAGATCGATCCTGATAGAGATTCAAGTCTAAAACACTTTTCTTTTATCTGTAAGATACTTTTCATCGAATATAAAGAACCGTTTTAAAATACTAGTAATGGGTATATAActctaaaataaaatagatatATTTTGTATGAAATGGTGTTTTTCCTATATGCATTCTTAACACATAacctaaatatattttaaactaattttacAGGGTTGTTTAATCGAAGATATTATAGCACCCAATCACCTATGCAAAACTCTTCCACAAAAACACCTACAGGTGCAAAACTAAGTAAAAGTGAGCAGCTGAAGAGGGCATTTAAGGAATATGGAGCGCCAATTGTTGCGTTTCACGTAGGAATTTCACTGATTTCTCTTGCCGGTTTCTATGTGCTTGTATCAAGGTAAGGTGGTACTACAATTAGACTGCTGTCCAAATTACAATACTGTGTTTCCGAGTTGTACTTTACACGTAGAGCAAAAGGTTATATCTAACAGACTAATGGAAGCATTCTCGTTTGCACTTCTGTCTATCATTTTGTTCGGTTCAGTTCAGACTTACaataaactgaaaaacaagagagagCTATAGTCGACTTCCCCGACTATCATATACCCGATACTCATGTAGTGGAAATGCGAACGCGagatttcataatttttgtgggatatcgatagatgttggtgaataaaatgagaaaaaacttaAAGTcgttgaatatatatatgaatatatatactgtatatggtcggaaacgttTCTTTCTGCCTgctacatacttttcaacaaatctagtgtacccttttactctacgagtaacgggtataaaaacaaaGATTTATTTTGCGACGCCAACGCATCGAAAGTACCACAAACTGCAATTGAAGGATTAATACGAGTGTACCAAAAATTCTTCAAATCGCACTATGTATCACCTTGAATGATTCAAAGATATTCTTAATGTAAGGCAAATGTAAATACTTAGGGGTACCATGCATTCGAGTATCCTGTGCACGCAGAAATCGGACCGTCATCGAAAACATCAATGAGCTCCACCTCACTGCGTTAACCAAATTTCTGATCTTTTTCTAATCAACACTTTTTGAATGGCAAAATCGAAATCCACGCAAATTTTAGCTACATGAGCTACATTTTATCgttttacatacttttcaacaaataACCTTCTACTCTACAAGTTACGAGATATAGAAAAGATATAGAAATATAGAAAGTTATAAATTGGTTGGCCCTATGTTTTCttgttataaatataatacattggaacccttttttttttaattacatgTTTTATGCTTTTCTTGCTCTATTTCACAGTGGCATAAACTTGGTCCCAGCTCTGGAGTGTATTGGAATTGCATCACCCGCTATTGTAGAAAAA
The sequence above is drawn from the Drosophila melanogaster chromosome 2R genome and encodes:
- the CG17508 gene encoding uncharacterized protein, isoform A translates to MYITTGKTFAVLKGPLRDCFFLSKRWPAVQQLHLSVAMGNYVNEASIPLPINVDSAETTRFSPQRSRDISSTVINAQAPISSIDITTDNSFHAVLSDPNICQDPHVQSYDCFGLISLNSAMQSNVPTPFGGLNKFSHLNMPGGQWSQEFKFTAQNMQCSHYSGLRESLRADWATYDQNATLKTNDQGLFNRRYYSTQSPMQNSSTKTPTGAKLSKSEQLKRAFKEYGAPIVAFHVGISLISLAGFYVLVSSGINLVPALECIGIASPAIVEKVATGSTFVVAYAVHKVFAPARISITLGSVPFVVRYIRSKKSQIPKPKNT
- the CG17508 gene encoding uncharacterized protein, isoform B, translating into MYITTGKTFAVLKGPLRDCFFLSKRWPAVQQLHLSVAMGNYVNEASIPLPINVDSAETTRFSPQRSRDISSTVINAQAPISSIDITTDNSFHAVLSDPNICQDPHVQSYDCFGLISLNSAMQSNVPTPFGGLNKFSHLNMPGGQWSQEFKFTAQNMQCSHYSGLRESLRADWATYDQNATLKTNDQGEKASFKK